The DNA window GACAAGATAAATAAAAAACAGGATGCCATCGGTGTCCTGTTTTTTTGTATAAGGGCATTTTTTCGTATATTCACTTAATGAAACAAAGGCAGGGAATAGGTCTTGAATTTGAGATTGATAAGCTTACAAATTCGATTCAGAATATGATTACCGGTGACAGTTTTACAACAGAAGTAATTCTGGTGAATTCTATTTCTGAATTGAAGGTTGTTTTGAAAAAGAATGGTTGGCAATTTAATTGGAAAAACGAATTGAAGCAACCGCAAAGGGAAGTTTATAAACTTTCAATAACAAATAATCAGAATATAATTCAGGGTTTGATCAGCTTAGAAGTAAAATCAGATCATGTCTATATGCATTTAATCGAGAGTGCGCCATTTAACAAAGGAAAAGAAAAGGTGTATGCTGGTGTTCCGGGAAATCTGGTTGCTTTCGCTTGTAAATTATCTTTCCAGAGAGGCCATGACGGTAATGTTTCATTTGTTGCCAAAAGCCAGCTGATTAAACATTATGAGGAATCTTTGGAGGCGGCTCATATAGGTGGTAGAATTATGATCATCGGTAGAATTGCTGCTTTAAAACTAACGAATAAATATTTTCCTAATGAAAAATAAATCAAAAGAACTGGATGTAGACTTCATTGGTGATGGAAAGCCCTTAACAAAACAGGAAGAACAAAGAATAAGCGATTTTATAAGGAACCATAAGAGAAACAGTCCTGCCAAATCTGCTGAGAAATTAAACAAGAAGACTGAAAAGATGAATTAATTATTTAATTGAATATAGCTCCTGAAGTGAACGACTTTACAGCATTCATCCAACAGTATTTCGGGCTGCTCGGCACTGAGGATTTAAATACGATCCGTCATTATTTTCGGGAAGAAAAGCTTTCAAAGAATGAATTTTTCACAAAGTCGGATCAGGTATGTAACCGTTTGAGCATGGTGAAATCCGGAATATTGCGGATCTATGCGCTTTCAGACGGTAAGGAAATTACTCAGTGGCTTTCTGTTGCCGATACCTTTATTACGGAAGCGGTGGGTTTCTTTTTCAATCAGCCCAACCGGTGGAATATACAGGCTTTTACAGAGGTAGAATTGCTCACCATCACCAAAACCGATTATCATAAGCTTTGCAAAGAATTTCCGAAATGGAATGAAATTGAGAAACAGTTCATTATCAAATGTTTTATGATGATGGAAGACCGGATCTTTTCCCATCTGTCAATGACCGCGGAAGAACGGTACAACAGGTATTTTGAACATCATAAAGAACTCTTTACCCAGATTCCATTGCAATATATCGCGTCCGTTTTAGGCATGACACCCGAAACATTCAGCAGGATCAGAAAACGGCAGGCAGAAAAATCTTGATTTTTGTCAAGCGAAAAGGTCTTAGGGTGGCTGATATTTGTATGATATAAATATGAGCAACCCAATGAAAAACCTTTTAACCCTCGAAGAAATAGCACAATTTACTTTATCGATCTTCCTTTTCAGTATCCTCAAATTTTCCTGGTGGATTTTCCCACTCTGCATCCTGCTCCCAGATGTTTCCATGACCGGTTATCTCTTCAATCCTAAATCAGGAGCATGGCTCTACAACTTTTTTCATCACAAAATGACAGCTGTCTTCGTTCTGGTTGCCGGATTTTTCCTTCATCTTCCGGAAGTGGAGTTGGCAGGAACCATTCTCTTGGGCCATTCTTCCATGGACCGGATTTTCGGGTATGGATTAAAATTCAGTGATGATTTCAGGCATACCCACCTGGGCCGGATCGGTAATAAAAGCTGATAGGCGTAAACTTGATCATTAATCAGGATTAGATTGTTTATTTTTTTTAATCAAAAATAACATTCAGGAGAAATATTTACCATTTAATGTTGATTTACAGTTACTTATGTATGGATAAAGGCTTTTATCTTATATTTGTGAATAAACATTGATTATTTGTGATGAAATTAGTCCTACTGCTTGCATTGGTTATATTCCCGTTGGCGTCTGCTCAAACCCGATTCGACAGCATCCTGGAAAAAGGATTTTCAGACGATCAGTGTAACCGTCCTGAAACAGCCATACAGAATGCCAGAAAAATTATTTCAAGTTCAGGTGCTACTTCCATGCAGAAAATGAGGGCGTATCAGCTTATGAGCGGATCTTACGCTGTCATGGGTAAAAACCGCTTATCCATCAATTCCTCTTTTAAGGCTAAAGAAATTGCAGACCAGCTTAATGATCCTTATATTTCAGCATTATCCCTATGCTGGGTAGCAGAATGCTACAGGCGGCTGGATCTTAACCATGAATCCCTGGAAAACTATAGCAAGGCATTGGTATTACTGGACCGGCTTCCGGCAACCGATAAGAGCCTCCATACAAAAGCCATTGTCTTTTATGAGATCGGGAATGCAAAATATAATGAAAACCAGTACCGTTCTGCAGCAGACAAGTACAGGAAATCCCTTACGATCCTGAAAAACATGAAGAAGAATGCCAAAAGAGCCACGGCAGAGACCCAGGATTATTTATTGCTGGGAGGATGTTATCTGTTTATGAAAAAGTATGATTCTGCTGAGATATGCTTTAAAAAGACAAACGATATTGCTGTCGCCTATAAAAATACATTCATCATGCCTTACCTGATGGAAAGCTATGCCAAGCTTTATGACAAACAGGAAAACTACAGGAAGGCCGTTGATTATGCTGAAAAAGGCATACAGCTGATGGATTTTCAGGATACCAAGCTCAGACGTTCACTGCATGAATTACTGGCTAAATGCTATGGTGAATTGGGGGACGTTAAAAACGCCAGAAAAAACTACAGCACCTACATAAAACTCAATGATGATTACACCACTGAAAAAAACAATGCGGTATCTCTGGCGTTTAAACAGGCTAAAACAGGACTGAAAAAAGAAATCGCAGATCAGAAAAATGACAAAATGCTGTTGGGATACGTATTGATATTCGCTGTAATCACCTCTGCAATTATTATTATTCTATACAGGCAGAAAGCCCGTAAAAACAGGTTCCTCTACACGCAGGCAGTGGACCGGCTGGTTCATCATTCCTTTGAAAATACAATTACTGCCAGGGAAACTTCTGCTCCTGCTGTGTCAATTTCAGAAGAAAAAGAACATGAGATCCTGCAGAAACTCGAGGAATTTGAGAAATCAGATAGGGTTACCCATAAAAAACTGACGATTGCTTCCCTAGCCGCCTCTCTGGGGACCAATGTCACCTATCTTTCGACGGTCATCGGCAGGCATAAGGCTGCCAATTTCAATTATTACATCAACAACCTGAAAATTACCTATATCGTCAATAAACTGTATACCGAACCCAGTTACCGCAATTACAAAATTACCTATCTGGCAGAGGATTGCGGTCTGCCGTACAGCACATTTACCTCTGTTTTTAAGATCATAACAGGAATGTCGCCCTCTGCATTCATTAAACAGATGAATGATGATAAAGAGATGATTGTTAAATCATTATAAACCTTGTTTTTTTATTTGAGCTATGAAATAACGTATTTCAGAGGTATGATTCTTTTTTTGCTGATCCGGTAGGTCGTTATTTGCTGTAAAATAGAATTATGATCAAAAATTTAACACTTACAGCCGGAGTTCTGTTCAGTTCCCTTCTCCTTTCACAGGTGGGTATCAATACAGATTCCCCAAAAGCAACACTGGATGTACGGTCTGTACCGGCAGACCTCAATAAAACAGACGGTATTATAGCCCCAAAGCTGAAAGGTACAGAACTTAAAGCTAAAGATCAGTTGTATGCAACCGATCAGACGGGAGCGGTAGTCTATATTACCGAAGTCCTGGATGCTTCCAATGCTACAAGCTCTACAGCCGATGATGTTACTGCAAAAACAGCAGAGGTTACCACTATCGGATACTATTATTTTGATGGTAGCCTTTGGAAAAAGATAGGAGGAGCCGGTCCGTGGAATATTTCAGGAACCAATCTGCCTGCATCTTCTAATACACAGAATATTTACCAGAAGGGCAGGGTAGGAATAGGGCTTAATCCCGGCACAAATCCCATTACCAATCTGTATGTCAACGAAAGTACGGCCTCGGGCGGATCCGGAGACTCTTTCGGCATACAGAACAGGCTGACTTCAAATAAAGAAGGAGCCAAAACAGGGATGTATAACTACGTGCTGGACAATTCTGAATCCGGAACCGGAGGTGTCGTCGGGCTGGATAATACAGCTGTTGACGTATCCAAGGTGGCAAGAGGAGGCCAGAGTGCCAATTTCTCTTATTATCTTACCGGGCAGAAAGACAATTCATCCAAATCAGTCTCCGGAATTGCTTCACTGGTTTCCGTAGCAGCCGTGGGAGGAGAGTTGAAATCGGGTACGGTATCAGGAAATGCTTCCACTACCCTGGTGAGCGCCAATACGGGAAATTTAAGCTTAACAGGAGACCTGTATGGGTATAGTGGTAACGGTACTCTCAGTGCTCTTCCGGGATATGTGCTGAATGCCTCAGGAAATGCTTCAGGAAGTAGATCTCTTGCTCAGGCAGATGTTAGAGGTGGAACGGTAAATACCGTTAATATGACAGGGACAACCTCGGGTATGGAAGTGACAGGAACCTCAGGAACTGTAAATATATCAGATTATGCAGCACCGTTAAGATCCTATATCAGCTTTGCTTCTGCAAATACGATCACGGCCAATATCAATGCTTTGTACGGATTACTAATTGACGGAACAAGCGGACAGTCACAGAATACCATCGGGAAATCATACGGGATTTATATTAAACCATTCCGGTTTACCGGGGATACGGAAGCCAATGCTTTTAACCTGTATTCGGAAGGTGAAAACACAAAAAATTATTTCCAGGGCAGGGTAGGTTTGGGAACCAATGCACCGGCAGCAAAACTGCATGTGGTTAAAAGTTCCTCAGATCTTACCCCGGCCATTATTTCAGGCTGCAATGAGTATGCTGATAATGCAGCGGCGTTGGCAGCCGGATTGCCAGCAGGGGCATTGTACCGTACAGGAGACATCCTGAAGGTGGTTCATTAAATCCCGGATGTCCCGGTAACTTTTCTTTTCATTTGATTTAAGGAAAGCTGCTTAACCAATGTTAGGCAGCTTTTCCGCAATACAGCAACCGAAAAAATTATCGGCAGATTTCTGCCTGCTTCACTAAAACAAAACCGTATAACGGTATGATCGTTATAAATTAGTATTAAAGTATCGATTAAGGATTTACCTGGGTGGCAGACTGTATTTTAATACTTACATTTGCAGTCAAACATTTCCCGTGAATTCTTACCTTTTATTTATTGATACGGAAACCACCGCCGTTCCCAAACGCTGGGATCTGCCGTATTCCGATACCGGAAACTGGCCCTCTGCGGTTCAGGTGTCCTGGATCATCTGTTCGGAAGACGGAACGGAGATAAAAAAGGAAGACCGGTACATCTTTGAAGAAGATCTGGTGATTAGCGAAGGCTCCTTCAGGGTGCACGGCATTACTGAGGAATTCCTGAGATCAAGAGGGAAAAGCAGAAGGGAAGTGCTGAATGATTTTGCCGGAGATCTCGTAAAATACAATCCATTAATTGTAGGCCATTTCCTGGAATTTGACCTTCACATCCTGTCAGCTGATTTCCTGAGAGCACAATTGCCAAATCCTTTCGGAAACAGCCGGTTTTACTGTACGATGCTGAAAAGCCGGCAATATACTTCCGGAACTTCAAAAGCAGGTCTGCGTTTACCGGAACTCTGCTGTTATCTTTTGAAAGAAGCTACGGAACCTTCCCACAATGCCATTGTAGATGCAGGAATGACGGCCCGCTGTTTTTTTGAAATCCGGCGTCAAAATCAAATTACTGAGAAAGATCTTGAAGAAAAAAACCGTATGATCGCCGATACATTACATTTTTGCGTTTTAAAATCCCAATAAATTTATGGAACATCTGATCCCGCTTTTACAAAGAACCCCGCCTTTCAGCCTTTTGCCGGAAAGCGTGTTGCAGGAAGTCTCCGAAAGCATGCAGAAAAGAACTTTTCCTAAGGAAACACTGGCCTATCGCCAGGAAGTTACGGAAATGGAGGGCGTGGATGTGATTATGGAAGGCGAATACGAAACCTTTTTCTTCGATGCTTCCCAGAATAAAAGATGTATCGAAATTCACCATTCACCATATTGCTTCGGAGGAATCTCAGTAGTGCTGAACAGGGTCCGTGCCTTAAAATCGGTAATAGCTAGGAAAGGAACCGTTGTGTATACGCTTCCTAAAAAAGAATTCACCGAACTCTGTAATGCGTATGAAGACTTCTTCCATTATTTTACTTCGGATTTCGGAAAGAAAATGCTGGATGAGGAATTTGCGCACTTTGTGAAGACCCCGGCGTCGTTTGAGGAAAGTTATTTTGCGGCGGACCAGCTGTATTCCAGGAAAATAGAAAGCATTGCTTTTAAAGATATCGTTTCATGTGCTGAAAACACGCCGATTTTTGAAGCGGCCCGGATCATGGCGAAAAACAAGGTAAGCTGTCTGTTCATCAGGCAGGAAAACAGCCGGAAAATCATTGGTTATGTAACGGATATAACCTTGCGCGACAATGTGATTGCCCAATGTATCGATCCTCAGAAAGCGGTGAAGGAAGTAATGGATAATCCCATTGTTTCCATTTCCAGCGATGC is part of the Chryseobacterium camelliae genome and encodes:
- a CDS encoding Crp/Fnr family transcriptional regulator — protein: MNIAPEVNDFTAFIQQYFGLLGTEDLNTIRHYFREEKLSKNEFFTKSDQVCNRLSMVKSGILRIYALSDGKEITQWLSVADTFITEAVGFFFNQPNRWNIQAFTEVELLTITKTDYHKLCKEFPKWNEIEKQFIIKCFMMMEDRIFSHLSMTAEERYNRYFEHHKELFTQIPLQYIASVLGMTPETFSRIRKRQAEKS
- a CDS encoding DUF4260 domain-containing protein, whose amino-acid sequence is MKNLLTLEEIAQFTLSIFLFSILKFSWWIFPLCILLPDVSMTGYLFNPKSGAWLYNFFHHKMTAVFVLVAGFFLHLPEVELAGTILLGHSSMDRIFGYGLKFSDDFRHTHLGRIGNKS
- a CDS encoding 3'-5' exonuclease → MNSYLLFIDTETTAVPKRWDLPYSDTGNWPSAVQVSWIICSEDGTEIKKEDRYIFEEDLVISEGSFRVHGITEEFLRSRGKSRREVLNDFAGDLVKYNPLIVGHFLEFDLHILSADFLRAQLPNPFGNSRFYCTMLKSRQYTSGTSKAGLRLPELCCYLLKEATEPSHNAIVDAGMTARCFFEIRRQNQITEKDLEEKNRMIADTLHFCVLKSQ